The following are from one region of the Archangium lipolyticum genome:
- a CDS encoding DUF4291 family protein has product MAIDRTSDMRLQWDPDHGPTGGSLERRAIQLGLQGEALRRYSKEWLVDIKDITALRPGAARIHPGGSARPAPVPRTVGWGSDCAAS; this is encoded by the coding sequence ATGGCGATTGATAGGACTTCCGACATGCGGCTGCAGTGGGATCCCGACCATGGTCCCACGGGGGGTTCCCTGGAGCGGCGCGCCATCCAGCTCGGGCTGCAGGGTGAGGCGCTCCGGCGCTACTCGAAGGAGTGGCTCGTGGACATCAAGGACATCACGGCCCTTCGTCCGGGAGCAGCGCGAATACATCCGGGAGGGTCGGCTCGACCTGCCCCGGTCCCTCGAACCGTAGGGTGGGGGAGCGACTGTGCCGCTTCGTGA
- a CDS encoding alpha-1,4-glucan--maltose-1-phosphate maltosyltransferase: MSERIGSTVIENVRPELDAGRWAVKRVEGETLKVQADIFKEGHDILVAVVRWRQSAPKDKATDWTETPMVSKGNDLWEGEFLLARNGRYEFTVEAWPDLFATWVTEVKRKVDVGRDVRSELLEGAAMLRAHAERAQKAGSADEARRMVEAAALFEKGMSANAIAAAMDPGLTLVASKYADRSIATRYDRVLEVFVDREKARFGSWYEFFPRSALRDGRTHGTFRDAEKWLPYVQSLGFDIIYLPPIHPIGRKARKGKNNSLTATPEDVGSPWAIGGPEGGHKAVNPLLGTLEDFRGFVKAANALGIEIALDIAFQCSPDHPYVKDHPEWFQHRPDGTIKTAENPPKRYEDIVNFDWLGPGRATLWPELKSVVLHWVEQGVRIFRVDNPHTKPLQFWAWLIREVQTVHPDTVFLSEAFTRPKVMKHLAKAGFQQSYTYFTWRNFKQEMEEYLEEITSPPVSDYMRGNLWPNTPDILPEFLQRSGPGGFRLRAAMAATLSSSWGMYCGYELCEGTPIKPGKEEYLDSEKYELKAWDLDRPGNIRDYISRLNAIRREHRAFQLYGNLRFFQSENEQVMFYLKRTPDGSSQVLVAVSFDPFQPQESVLHVPLAELGIQPDETYQVHELMTDQRSLWQGPTAHVRLTPEQPAAIWAVYRFRRSEQAFDYYE, from the coding sequence ATGAGCGAGCGAATCGGAAGCACGGTCATCGAGAACGTCCGGCCGGAACTGGACGCGGGCCGTTGGGCCGTGAAGCGGGTCGAGGGTGAGACCCTCAAAGTCCAGGCCGACATCTTCAAGGAGGGCCACGACATCCTCGTGGCCGTGGTGCGCTGGAGGCAGTCCGCGCCGAAGGACAAGGCGACGGACTGGACCGAGACGCCCATGGTCTCCAAGGGGAACGATCTCTGGGAGGGCGAGTTCCTCCTGGCGCGCAACGGCCGTTACGAGTTCACGGTCGAGGCCTGGCCGGACCTCTTCGCCACCTGGGTCACGGAAGTGAAACGCAAGGTGGACGTGGGCCGGGACGTGCGCAGCGAGCTGCTCGAGGGCGCCGCCATGCTCCGCGCCCATGCCGAGCGCGCCCAGAAGGCCGGCAGCGCCGACGAGGCCCGGCGCATGGTCGAGGCCGCCGCCCTCTTCGAGAAGGGCATGAGCGCCAACGCCATCGCCGCGGCCATGGATCCGGGGCTCACCCTGGTGGCCTCCAAGTACGCGGACCGCTCCATCGCCACCCGCTACGACCGCGTCCTCGAGGTCTTCGTGGACCGGGAGAAGGCACGCTTCGGCTCCTGGTACGAGTTCTTCCCGCGCTCGGCGCTGCGCGACGGCCGCACGCACGGCACCTTCCGCGACGCCGAGAAGTGGCTGCCCTACGTGCAGTCGCTGGGCTTCGACATCATCTACCTGCCGCCCATCCACCCCATCGGCCGCAAGGCGCGCAAGGGCAAGAACAACAGCCTCACCGCCACCCCCGAGGACGTGGGCAGCCCGTGGGCCATCGGCGGCCCCGAGGGCGGTCACAAGGCCGTCAATCCCCTGCTCGGCACGCTGGAGGACTTCCGCGGCTTCGTGAAGGCCGCCAACGCGCTGGGCATCGAGATCGCCCTGGACATCGCCTTCCAGTGCTCGCCGGACCACCCCTACGTGAAGGACCACCCGGAGTGGTTCCAGCACCGGCCGGACGGCACCATCAAGACGGCCGAGAACCCGCCCAAGCGCTACGAGGACATCGTCAACTTCGACTGGCTGGGCCCCGGCCGCGCCACGCTGTGGCCCGAGCTCAAGTCCGTGGTGCTCCACTGGGTGGAACAGGGCGTGCGCATCTTCCGCGTGGACAACCCGCACACCAAGCCGCTCCAGTTCTGGGCCTGGCTCATCCGCGAGGTGCAGACCGTCCATCCGGACACCGTCTTCCTCTCCGAGGCCTTCACCCGGCCCAAGGTGATGAAGCACCTGGCCAAGGCGGGCTTCCAGCAGTCGTACACCTACTTCACCTGGCGCAACTTCAAGCAGGAGATGGAGGAGTACCTGGAGGAGATCACCTCCCCGCCCGTGTCCGACTACATGCGCGGCAACCTCTGGCCCAACACGCCGGACATCCTCCCCGAGTTCCTCCAGCGCAGCGGGCCCGGTGGCTTCCGCCTGCGCGCCGCCATGGCCGCCACCCTCTCCAGCTCCTGGGGCATGTACTGCGGCTACGAGCTGTGCGAGGGCACGCCCATCAAGCCCGGCAAGGAGGAGTACCTCGACTCGGAGAAGTACGAGCTCAAGGCGTGGGACCTGGACCGGCCGGGCAACATCCGCGACTACATCTCGCGGCTCAACGCCATCCGCCGCGAGCACCGCGCCTTCCAGCTCTACGGCAACCTGCGCTTCTTCCAGTCGGAGAACGAGCAGGTCATGTTCTACCTGAAGCGCACGCCGGACGGCTCCAGCCAGGTGCTGGTGGCGGTGAGCTTCGATCCCTTCCAGCCCCAGGAGTCCGTGCTGCACGTGCCCCTGGCGGAGCTGGGCATCCAGCCCGACGAGACTTACCAGGTGCACGAGCTGATGACGGACCAGCGGAGCCTCTGGCAAGGGCCCACCGCGCACGTGCGCCTCACGCCCGAACAGCCCGCGGCCATCTGGGCGGTCTACCGCTTCCGTCGCAGTGAACAGGCGTTCGACTACTACGAATAG
- the treS gene encoding maltose alpha-D-glucosyltransferase, giving the protein MTRSDPLWYKKAVIYELHIRAFYDSNADGHGDIPGLIEKLPYLQDLGVTCLWILPHYPSPLKDDGYDIADYYAVHPEYGTLADFQRLVEEAHKRDIRIISELVVNHTSDQHAWFQEARRDPKSPKRDYYVWSDTDDKYQGARIIFTDTERSNWTWDPVAKQYFWHRFFSHQPDLNYDNPEVQEAMLDVMRFWLNMGVDGFRCDAVPYLFEREGTNCENLPETHAFLKRLRKTIDSEYPDKLLLAEANQWPADVRVYYGDGDEFHMGFHFPVMPRLFMALRREDRTPIVEILQQTPDIPETCQWAIFLRNHDELTLEMVTDEDRDYMYREYATDPRMRINLGIRRRLAPLMDNGRRRIELMHSLLFTLPGTPVMYYGDEIGMGDNIYLGDRNGVRTPMQWTSDRNAGFSRADGARLYAPLIADPVYGYQSINVEAQDRVRSSLLNWMKRILRVRQRYPAFAMGRLRWLNPDNRKVLAFVREYEGQTILIVCNLSRFAQPAVIDLRDFEGQVPVELIGETPFPRISGSMPYQLTLGPYMFLWFRLEKLAPGRGMP; this is encoded by the coding sequence ATGACCCGGTCGGATCCGCTCTGGTACAAGAAGGCCGTCATCTACGAATTGCACATCCGCGCGTTCTACGACTCGAACGCGGATGGGCACGGGGACATCCCCGGGCTCATCGAGAAGCTGCCCTACCTGCAGGATCTCGGCGTCACCTGCCTGTGGATCCTGCCGCACTACCCCTCGCCGCTGAAGGACGACGGCTACGACATCGCGGACTACTACGCGGTGCACCCCGAGTACGGCACGCTCGCGGACTTCCAGCGCCTGGTGGAGGAGGCCCACAAGCGCGACATCCGCATCATCAGCGAGCTCGTCGTCAACCACACCAGCGACCAGCACGCCTGGTTCCAGGAAGCCCGGAGGGATCCGAAGAGCCCCAAGCGCGACTACTACGTCTGGAGCGATACGGACGACAAGTACCAGGGCGCGCGCATCATCTTCACGGACACCGAGCGCTCCAACTGGACGTGGGACCCGGTGGCCAAGCAGTACTTCTGGCACCGCTTCTTCAGCCACCAGCCGGACCTCAACTACGACAACCCCGAGGTCCAGGAGGCCATGCTGGATGTCATGCGCTTCTGGCTGAACATGGGCGTGGACGGCTTCCGCTGCGACGCCGTGCCCTACCTCTTCGAGCGCGAGGGCACCAACTGCGAGAACCTCCCGGAGACGCACGCCTTCCTCAAGCGGCTGCGCAAGACGATCGACTCCGAGTACCCGGACAAGCTGCTGCTCGCCGAGGCCAACCAGTGGCCCGCCGACGTGCGCGTCTATTACGGAGACGGCGACGAGTTCCACATGGGCTTCCACTTCCCGGTGATGCCCCGCCTCTTCATGGCGCTGCGCCGGGAGGACCGCACTCCCATCGTCGAAATCCTCCAGCAGACGCCCGACATCCCCGAGACGTGCCAGTGGGCCATCTTCCTGCGCAACCATGACGAGCTGACGCTCGAGATGGTGACGGACGAGGACCGGGACTACATGTACCGGGAATACGCCACCGATCCGCGCATGCGCATCAACCTGGGCATTCGGCGCCGGCTCGCTCCGCTCATGGACAACGGGCGGCGGCGCATTGAATTGATGCACAGCCTGCTGTTCACCCTGCCGGGCACTCCCGTCATGTACTACGGCGATGAGATCGGCATGGGGGACAACATCTACCTGGGCGATCGCAACGGCGTGCGCACCCCCATGCAGTGGACGAGCGACCGCAACGCGGGCTTCTCCCGCGCGGATGGGGCACGCCTGTACGCCCCCCTCATCGCGGACCCCGTCTACGGCTACCAGAGCATCAACGTGGAGGCACAGGATCGCGTCCGCTCGTCGCTGCTCAACTGGATGAAGCGCATCCTCCGCGTGCGCCAGCGCTACCCCGCCTTCGCCATGGGAAGGCTGCGCTGGCTCAACCCGGACAACCGCAAGGTGCTCGCCTTCGTGCGCGAGTACGAGGGCCAGACGATCCTCATCGTCTGCAACCTCTCGCGCTTCGCGCAGCCGGCGGTGATCGACCTGCGTGACTTCGAGGGACAGGTGCCCGTCGAGCTGATCGGCGAGACACCCTTCCCCCGCATCTCCGGGAGCATGCCGTACCAGCTCACGCTGGGTCCCTACATGTTCCTGTGGTTCCGTCTCGAGAAGCTCGCCCCTGGGAGGGGAATGCCGTGA
- a CDS encoding phosphotransferase, with the protein MTTPIDLTKLPDYLRNQRWFAGKAWPIKSVSVVDHVSLDLPGGRAFTLAVVEVHYELGSPTRYLLPVLASDEGVQDAFEDVEVLRAFFQLIREKREIPSASGRLVGEWLDTPEGLMALPSPLPVRRLQVEQSNTSVVVAEKVILKVIRKLEAGINPEYEVGRYLATKTSFRATPTLLGALQSEGPAGATLAVVHRYVPNATDGWRYTLDHFRRAPRLTQDFLGELRGLGQRLGELHRAFGSSTDEPAFSPEPIQTEDLQRWSASMVGELGVTINEALRQFPELEGKRESLIEHAKRLAHVSPSGQKIRIHGDLHLGQVLRSEGDWLIFDFEGEPGRSFTQRREKYSPLRDVAGMLRSFDYAEATVQLEGQAAGERVGPARQAFLDGYRGVTRGAAFLPQDDATFNTMLDAFELEKMLYEVRYELQNRPDWVRIPVQALLRMEVRK; encoded by the coding sequence GTGACGACGCCGATCGATCTGACCAAGCTCCCCGACTACCTCCGCAACCAGCGCTGGTTCGCGGGCAAGGCCTGGCCCATCAAGTCGGTCTCCGTGGTGGACCACGTCAGCCTGGACCTGCCCGGCGGACGCGCCTTCACCCTCGCCGTGGTGGAGGTCCACTACGAGCTGGGCAGCCCCACCCGCTACCTGCTCCCCGTGCTCGCCTCGGACGAGGGCGTGCAGGACGCCTTCGAGGACGTGGAGGTGCTGCGCGCCTTCTTCCAGCTCATCCGCGAGAAGCGGGAGATCCCCAGCGCCTCGGGCAGGCTCGTGGGCGAGTGGCTGGACACCCCCGAGGGGTTGATGGCCCTGCCCTCCCCCCTGCCCGTGCGGCGGCTGCAGGTGGAGCAGAGCAACACCTCCGTGGTGGTGGCCGAGAAGGTCATCCTCAAGGTCATCCGCAAGCTGGAGGCCGGCATCAACCCCGAGTACGAGGTGGGCCGCTACCTGGCGACGAAGACGTCCTTCCGCGCCACCCCCACCCTGCTCGGAGCGCTCCAGTCCGAGGGCCCCGCGGGCGCCACCCTCGCCGTGGTGCACCGCTACGTCCCCAACGCCACCGACGGCTGGCGCTACACGTTGGATCATTTCCGCCGCGCTCCCCGCCTGACGCAGGACTTCCTCGGGGAGCTGCGCGGGCTGGGCCAGCGGCTGGGCGAGCTGCACCGCGCGTTCGGCTCCAGCACCGATGAGCCGGCCTTCAGCCCGGAGCCCATCCAGACGGAGGATCTGCAACGCTGGAGCGCCTCCATGGTGGGCGAGCTGGGCGTCACCATCAACGAGGCCCTGCGCCAGTTCCCCGAGCTGGAGGGCAAACGCGAGAGCCTCATCGAGCACGCGAAGCGGCTGGCGCACGTATCCCCTTCAGGGCAGAAAATCCGCATTCACGGAGATCTGCACCTCGGACAGGTGCTCCGGTCGGAGGGGGACTGGCTCATCTTCGACTTCGAGGGCGAGCCGGGACGCAGCTTCACCCAGCGGCGGGAGAAGTACTCGCCCCTGAGGGACGTGGCGGGGATGTTGCGCTCCTTCGACTACGCGGAGGCCACGGTGCAGCTGGAGGGACAGGCCGCCGGCGAGCGCGTGGGACCGGCGCGCCAGGCCTTCCTGGACGGTTACCGCGGCGTCACACGAGGGGCCGCGTTCCTCCCGCAGGACGACGCGACCTTCAACACGATGCTTGACGCCTTCGAGCTGGAGAAGATGCTCTACGAAGTGCGTTACGAGCTACAGAACCGGCCGGACTGGGTGCGCATCCCCGTCCAGGCGCTCTTGAGGATGGAGGTTCGCAAGTGA